One Natrinema longum genomic window carries:
- a CDS encoding aryl-sulfate sulfotransferase gives MIDRSRPSLAGVRSALTRCRLRIAFAVLVLLSAAVVASSASGGLSTASKAAVPAAPPTENHTVVTESGRAGTITAYEPDGDVLYYNNTRTKYFDVDPVEDDPLTVEYTATDTIHTAGPTCSEPPCALNVIERADLETGEVEVLYERYDHKETAGEWHDMDRINESHVVVADIVADQVFIVNTETEIVEWLWDAQSDFSLESGHSFPRDWAHINDVEYIERGAMAGRIMVSLRNQDQVVFLDRREGLLENWTLGAENEYGTMYEQHNPDYVPESRGGPAVVVADSENGRVQEFQREDGEWNRTWEWEDDRIQWPRDADRLPNGNTLITDTHGNRVMEVNASGAVVWQVGSTLPYDAERLETGAESEGGQSAQELGLESRTVTDGGDTDTRGFGPVEFVGRLLERVLPHRLTNALIFVAPVWIGKGEAAAIAVGLLSGLTWASLEIGWWLRESSVRVRLPVTRERE, from the coding sequence GTGATTGACCGGTCACGTCCGTCGCTCGCTGGCGTTCGATCGGCGCTCACGCGCTGTCGGCTCCGGATCGCCTTCGCCGTCCTCGTGTTGCTCTCGGCTGCCGTCGTCGCCAGTTCGGCGTCGGGCGGGCTCTCGACGGCGTCGAAAGCGGCTGTTCCGGCGGCCCCGCCGACCGAGAACCACACCGTCGTCACCGAATCGGGCCGTGCCGGAACGATTACGGCCTACGAACCCGACGGCGACGTGCTCTACTACAACAACACGCGAACGAAGTACTTCGACGTCGACCCCGTCGAAGACGACCCGCTGACCGTCGAGTACACCGCGACGGACACGATCCACACGGCGGGCCCCACCTGCTCCGAGCCCCCGTGTGCGCTGAACGTCATCGAACGGGCCGACCTCGAGACCGGCGAGGTCGAGGTGCTCTACGAGCGCTACGATCACAAGGAAACCGCCGGCGAGTGGCACGACATGGATCGCATCAACGAGAGCCACGTCGTCGTCGCCGACATCGTGGCGGATCAGGTCTTCATCGTGAACACGGAGACGGAGATCGTCGAGTGGCTCTGGGACGCCCAGAGCGACTTCTCCCTCGAGAGCGGCCATTCGTTCCCCCGCGACTGGGCCCACATCAACGACGTCGAATACATCGAGCGCGGAGCGATGGCGGGTCGAATCATGGTCAGCCTCCGCAACCAGGATCAGGTCGTCTTCCTCGACCGTCGGGAGGGGCTCCTCGAGAACTGGACGCTCGGGGCAGAGAACGAGTACGGGACCATGTACGAACAGCACAATCCGGATTACGTGCCCGAAAGTCGGGGCGGCCCGGCCGTCGTCGTTGCGGACTCCGAAAACGGGCGCGTCCAGGAGTTCCAGCGCGAGGATGGGGAGTGGAATCGAACCTGGGAGTGGGAAGACGATCGGATCCAATGGCCCCGCGATGCCGACCGGCTCCCCAACGGCAACACGCTCATCACCGACACCCACGGCAATCGCGTGATGGAAGTCAACGCCTCCGGGGCCGTCGTCTGGCAAGTCGGCTCCACGCTCCCCTACGACGCGGAGCGTCTCGAGACGGGTGCCGAAAGCGAGGGCGGCCAGAGCGCACAGGAACTCGGACTCGAGTCCCGGACCGTCACCGACGGCGGCGACACCGATACCCGCGGGTTCGGACCGGTCGAATTCGTGGGTCGCCTTCTCGAGCGCGTTCTCCCTCACCGGCTCACCAACGCGTTGATTTTCGTGGCACCGGTCTGGATCGGCAAGGGAGAGGCCGCCGCCATCGCTGTCGGGCTCCTGTCGGGGCTGACCTGGGCCAGCCTCGAGATCGGCTGGTGGCTCCGCGAATCGAGCGTTCGGGTCCGGCTCCCGGTCACGCGCGAGCGCGAGTGA